From the genome of Anopheles funestus chromosome 2RL, idAnoFuneDA-416_04, whole genome shotgun sequence:
AACCGACAAACAGGGATATGTCGCAACTACCATCTCGTTTCTAACCACTGTTTTGACCATTCCCGTTTGGctagacttttttttcgttgtgtttttgtgtccACACGCGTCTAGAGCATTATTCGTGCTACCGTGTCGAGTGTACCTTCTGCGTCCTCCATCTGCGTTACGCTCCATCCTCCACGCAGGATTATGCTTCTCCGTCCCTCCTAAACCTCCTTCCCGAGGGGGGCGGCATACAAAATACGTGCAGCGAAGGAAAATCGAGAGCTAACGGATGGCGCCTTGTGACCTTGTGCTGGGTGGTGGatcagatgtttttttcggTAGCACGATCACGATGGTGACGCGCATTGATGGCGCTTTTCCTACCGCACACACGGACGCACAACGCTAGCTGGAAGTACGGCCGAAGTGACATGAAAACACGATGCTTTGGAGGAGGACGTGATTTCTAATTTTCCAACACCTCCAATCGTATTCCGTACGTATGACGACCGGCAATAATGCAAGCGCGCTAgagagtgtaaaaaaaaaacacttttgatGGAAATGTGAACCGAAAGTCATGCCTCATGTCGGCGAGCGTCCAACTGAGCGAAATTGGCAACGCACTATCTTAAAAAAACACGGCCAAACATCTGCGGTTAGCTAATGAGTGCCAGATTATCGGCACTGCGTAACATTAACAGCGAATGTGTCGTGCACTTGTACGACATGTCAGTGTCGGGAATCGTCACAGCGGTTACGCTCATGGCTACGTGATGGTCGTTTATCAGGCCGTACCGATTGCAGCATGGCGATACCAGCTGAGGCCAGGCGGGTAACGTTTGTCAAGGATTTTTAATTAGCCTTTTTGAGACGGTTCACGATGTAACAATTTCAATGAGGAGTTGGGAATAAACCAGGGAAGCATTAAAGTGCATTTGATCCTTAGACAACTGAAACAACTGCAATAGCCTGGAGACAATTTagctttaatatttttttttcggttgtttttcTAGCATTTCCAATAttgggaaatgtttttaagttttcttactgaagaaacaatattttaaaatgttgaacaAGCAACTTGATTTGTAAACAACGAATTCTTGCGAGGTTTCAAATTCATTCATCTTTTTACACGATACGCGGACCATGAAGCAGTCTTCCGCTATTTGTAAGCTTCCGCCCCAAGAAACCTCATCGTGCAATAAAGAAATTagcaataacaaaaccaaGTTTGCATggaaacaaattttgcaacatGAGAACTAAGAACGACACAGGCTGCCTCACATAATTTTTCCAACCTTGGAATGATTTCCGAAAAATCACATCGCCCTAGCAAACGGTTCAACGAACGTTCACAAAGACAAGGGAAGTACACTGAAGCGTACCGGGGCATTCTAACTCTTGGTGGATATACCGATCTGAAAGCTCATCGTGCgtatgtttttggggtgacTATGGCTTCCAAAACATGACTACTATTTACCACTCACACCACTCACAAAATGCCCTACCACAATTGGGCTGAGTAACCGGTGCACTAGGGCATATGAAAAAGCGTTGAGGTCTCTCGCAACTTACCACTCGCAACACTTTAGCACATCGTGCGGAGTTACCCTCTGAAAGGGGTGGGATAGACCGGGGCCCGGTCGAGCGAATCGCAATGAATGAGGTTGCTGGAGGGGACCGAAGAGACAGCGCgtgtgagagagagtgaaaagtGTATCATAAAGTGGGCTTTTGTATAAAAGACGTTTGCGACCCGCCAACATCATCCAGTATCTCTTTGGACTCTGGTATTCCAGTATCCACCGTACAGTGAAGTACAGTTTGTAAGCGTATCACAATGAAGTCTCTGGTACGTGAAGATGAATTGGTTTGGGTTAATGGTAACAGTGGTTTCATCCTTGCAGAGACAATCAAACatagcaaaaaaccaaaaatagtGTGCATTGTGATCGTGCCCAGTTTGGTGATCAGGACATTGGAAAACGAACATTCAGTGAAGCtcgaacgatcgatcgaaacgACGGATGTGTTTGAAGTTTATTATCCGTAACTACCGTGTGGTTCGTGCACCAGAAACTTCGCCCACAAATTGTGCGTTGGAAGTTTATGCGTTCATTTGCATGCAAAACTGCATAACTGGACGAGTTGGCACGGGTTCCGCGACAGGGCTTGGtgaaacgtgtttttttgtctcctACCAGGACAGGTGCAACATCTCCTGCGCCTATTGCTTACGTTAGACGATCATCACTTTCGCACCATTCCAGTGGTGtggtccattttttgttgttgctgttgttgtgcgAATTGCATCGTGACAAGTGAAAACGAGTCCACGCCAGGGAAAACATGAGACAGGTGGTTTGATCACTTCCGTCTTCGTTAATCGATGGGAAGTTAATGGAAATGATAACGGTCAGATGGAAATTAATACATCGTTCCGATCCGATCCCTGCAGAACCGTTGGGGCTACCACGTGGGGAAACCACTTTCGATGAAACTGCTATTCCCTGACATGAAGCGTTCCGTCAAAGACGTAATATGTAATGTATGAGTTTTCGTTTCCCTTCCAGGTGTTGTTGGGTTTGACCACCCTACTGGTCTTGAGTTCAGCGGCCGAACAGAAGCAGCAGGCAGCGGCCGAAGAAGCGAAACCAGCGGAGCAAGGTGAAAAGCGCCATGATAAGCGTGGTCTGTTCGAGCATGACTTTGGCGGACATGACTTTGGTGGACATCATTTCGAGTCGTACGACCATGGACACCATCATGTGGATCTGCATCCACACCACGAGAAGACGCTGACCGTCATCAAGAAGGTCCCCGTCCCGTACCCAGTGGAGAAGCACATCCCGGTGCCAGTGGAGAAACACATCCCAGTCCCGGTGAAGGTTGGAGTGCCAAAGCCCTACCCAGTCTACAAGACCGTCCACTACCCAGTCAAGGAGATCGTCAAGGTGCCAGTGCACGTCCCGGCTCCGTACCCAGTGGAGAAGAAGGTCCCATACCCAGTCCATGTGCCGTACGATCGTCCCGTCCCGGTGAAGGTGTACGTGCCCGCTCCTTACCCAGTCGAGAAGAAGGTCCCAGTCCCGGTGAAGGTCCATGTTCCGGCTCCTTACCCAGTGGAGAAGAAGATCCATGTCCCGGTGAAGGTTCCGGTCCATGTTGAGAAGCCATACCCGGTTGAGAAGGTCGTCCACTACCCAGTCCATGTTCCAGTCGATCGTCCAGTGCCGGTCCATGTCGAGAAGCCAGTGCCAGTCCCAGTGGAGAAGCCAGTGCCGTACGAGGTCATCAAGAAGGTCCCATACCCAGTGCATGTCCCGTACGATCGTCCAGTGCCGGTGCATGTCGAGAAGCCAGTGCCAGTCCCGGTGAAGGTCCCAGTCCCACAGCCCTACCCCGTGTACAAGCACATCCCGTACCCGGTCGAGAAACACGTCCCATACCCCGTGAAGGTCCCGGTCGAACGTCCCGTTCCATACACCGTGGAGAAGCACGTCCCTTATGAGGTCGAGAAACCAGTGCCGTACCCGGTCAAGGTTCCGGTCCATGTCCCAGTGCACCATCATCACGAAGAGTACCACCACGATCATGTTGAGCTTGAcctgcaccaccaccatcactagAGATAAACGTATTAGCATTGTGATAACCATAGGAATACCCTATACCCTTCCTTCCTTACGACATGAAATCTTCTCCCTAACCCCCACAAAAACGACTCCCATTACCTCCGGTAATAATGCCCGTTATGTAATAGCTAAGTGAATCATCGGAATCTACACAAGTACCAACGCCACATTGACACCACACCGTAACACAAAACGCGCACACAGACACGGTAGGTGCATAACGACATAAACCGAACAATAATTTAACTCACTCGATGAGTGGTATCGATCGTCGATTTCAGCTCGATTGATAAGCATAATGTTTAGTGGTATAGCAAAACGCAACAATCGCATGCGCCAAACGCAAACAGCATGCGGCAAAGATAAGCCGGCCAGGAGAGAAAGCTTGATGGAAACATTTCATAATTTCTTCCCCATCACATAAAACTTTAGCTGCGAAACTGCAAAACCAGAGCAAAAACGCggtcaaaacgaaacgaaccaaCAATCGAAACCACGACCGCTTGCTTTTGCTCCCAAAAAATTGTTAGGATTATTGCCGGTTGAAGAGCGAAGAGAGTGTTGAACTATGGTCGAAAAGACTTAACTAATATGAAACTTACGATGAAAGCGgaagaaacacaaaagaaaagttgaacaacaacaaaaaaacaagaaaataaaatcattgttGAAACCAAATAATCGttcacgttttgttttgtgattttaatatttttgaccGAAAATTATGCTAATGTTTGAAATAGGGTAATGTGTGTCTCTTTCTTTATGATTGGTGTTATGTGACATGGTATTGTGAGATaacattttgaatatttcatataTCATGTTATTGCATATATAATTCAGGCATAGCGAGCTACAATTGATCCATTAGGCAAGAATGTTATAAACACTTAAAATCGTCCAACACACGGTCTCCTACCCAATACCGATCGAGAGGACTTCCCCCGGAGACTTGATCCTTACACTCGCAATTGTTTCACCATTTAGCTCCACTTAAAAGTATGATCGACCGATTGCATGCATGATCCAGtggtagaagaaaatgttgaGCAATCCTAACCCACAGACCTTGCACCATTCGACCGCAAAGCGACGGAACGAGATCACCCCCCCAACAGCCGCATGCAGAAAAACATACGTTCTACGTACGGTTTTTCGATCCAGTTTCCTTCGATCTCCACCAACGATCGCAATTAAGCGTCTGCTAGCCTGGTTGCGCTAGCATTTCCTTTCCGTTCGCCATATGCAACCGCGGTTGCTAGAACCATGCTCGATCAGCACACGAGTGTGTCGTAAGACATTCCCTACACAACCTCCGGTTCGCTGCGGTAAGGGCCAGGTGCCATTTCAGGTCCGGCTGGCTTCGGCCCAACATATGTACTTTGTCTCACGATTCTGGGGTACTGTTGAAATATGGCTTCCTGGCGATCGAAGTTACCTGCACGGTATGCTCACCGCACGATTCACATCGCTCGACCAAAGCAGCATGACACATCACAGAACACCAGCAAGCCTTCAAAACTAGCTCCCGCGTGCTTCCCACAACCCTGGAGTGGACGACGATCGATTCCTTTCGATTTCATccgaaagggaaaacaatGTCTATTCTTAGCAGTGTACTCTTGGAGGTACATCGAACAGCTTTGGTGCTCCAGTTTGAGACGGCCACGTTCGAGAGGCAAATATTAGAATGTGACTCTATCGCTGCTGGACGATCTTTCAATGAAGCGAtggaagaagcagaagaaaacacGAATATAAAGTGAAGTAGCAATGTTGCCTTGATGAGAAACTGGTTCATCTTGTTCTGTCTGACTACCGCCACACATTACATACACGGTGAAGATTAATTAATGCTTCAAAGACGTAGTGCTGCTAGAAGCTTAGCattagtttaatttatatGTAACCGTTTTCAAAgcgatataaattaaaaatccaTGATAGCGATTGCGATATTCGCTTATTGTACATACAACCCCTCCTAACAGcctaaaatatattaaattccTTTATCATTTTTCCAAATTAGAAATATCATTTTTCTAACATACTTCTTCATGCCAATTTCTTTCTCAACATCATCGTTTGATCTACCTTAAATTCAGATGTCTTTAACTGGTCTCGATCTCCACGTGTTCGTATTTAAACTCTGCAAacttgttgaaatatttcaaaagaatcAATTTGGAATGTTTCAAATTCTGAACCTcattttgcatactttcaggctgAATAACGAAACACGTGTTTAGTACACTGAACAGTGCCGTGCATATGTTTAGTACCGCTTTTTGAGTTCATGTGTTTGAGTAGTTAATATTtagttattattaaatttagttataaactaaaacaaaaaaaatattaatagtaagcaaaaaattagtttataACAAAGTTCTTCTCTTCATGGTTttacgacctctaaggtcacgccgaccatttctggcttactctGGATTACCACGTaatcggatagtcagtccttccTACTGgggaatttttattaaatttttaatttttttttaaatattaaacgatattttcatttgacattcattaaaatattttcacgtTAATCTTCATTTTCTCATGCAAGATATTTACAGTGTTTTTTAAGATAGCTAACAGttcttattaaaaaagaatatgaTCAATGGTGCTTAGTTGTTCTTTAAGCTTAAATGTTATTtgattgtaaataaaacattaaattataacaaaattttgcctGCCATACTTATGCCTAATTCCTCTATTTATACACCGTTTTGCCCACATTAAAAAGTAGAGAGCAATGCTGCCGTGCGAACAGGCAGGAAGCAAAGAAGGAGACATGCATATCAATGTTGAAGAAAATTCCCAATCTCACGCTCCCCGTCACAACACCGTGCAGTTCCAGTGCAGCATGCGATCATATTTACTTATGATCGCTCGATGGtaattgcataatttatgaacACAGCCGCAAGATTGTATGCGCTGGCGCGCCATCTGTGTGCTAGATGACTCGATGCGGAATGGGGGCGATTGATTGATGCGAGTTATTTAGAGGATCGGTGTCATTATTACGGATACCACATTACCTTGAAGCCGACGGGAAGCGTACGGTTTGGAgggaaaagcgtttttcttAAGGGCCCTGTTTGATCGATTGCTCTCAATCGATCGGATCTGCATGTGAATAAGGGTTTACGCGGGATTGTAGCACTTGTCTGTGTACAAGGGAGTGTGTTTTTATCTGTGCTACTGTCTCACCGTTTCATACTCgcgatgaaaaataatatcgtAGATTCGAGGGAAAAACTTAACTGGAACCGCAAACGGGATGAAAGTGAATGAACGGGAGAAAGATCCCCATGCCGAGCATTACCTCG
Proteins encoded in this window:
- the LOC125761365 gene encoding skin secretory protein xP2-like, producing the protein MKSLVLLGLTTLLVLSSAAEQKQQAAAEEAKPAEQGEKRHDKRGLFEHDFGGHDFGGHHFESYDHGHHHVDLHPHHEKTLTVIKKVPVPYPVEKHIPVPVEKHIPVPVKVGVPKPYPVYKTVHYPVKEIVKVPVHVPAPYPVEKKVPYPVHVPYDRPVPVKVYVPAPYPVEKKVPVPVKVHVPAPYPVEKKIHVPVKVPVHVEKPYPVEKVVHYPVHVPVDRPVPVHVEKPVPVPVEKPVPYEVIKKVPYPVHVPYDRPVPVHVEKPVPVPVKVPVPQPYPVYKHIPYPVEKHVPYPVKVPVERPVPYTVEKHVPYEVEKPVPYPVKVPVHVPVHHHHEEYHHDHVELDLHHHHH